Genomic segment of Synergistaceae bacterium DZ-S4:
GCTTTGTATTCAAGGTAATGGTCGACCCCTACGTGGGCAAGCTCTCCTTCGTGAAGGTCTTCTCTGGGACCCTCACAAGCGACCAGACGGTTTTCAATGTTACGGAGGGCGAAGAGGAGAGGATCAGCTCCTTCCGCTTTATGAAAGGCAAGGAGAGCACCGAGGAAAAAGAGATCGTGCTTGGTGACATAGTTGCCATTCCGAAGCTTGAAAGCACGACAGCCGGAGATACGCTCGGAACTAAGGGCGAAGTGCTGAAATTCCGCCCGATACAGTTCCCGCAGCCTGTTTACAGTGTTGCGGTGCTGCCCAAGAGCCGCGCTGACGAAGACAAGCTCGGTACTGCCATCGCCAAGACCCTCAAGGAAGACAGGACACTTTCATTTGTCAAGAACCCGGAGACGAACGACGCAGTCCTCTCGGGAATGGGAGATATGCACCTGGACATAATGCTCTCAAAAATCAAGGAACGCTATAAGGTAGACCTTGAGACCCGCACTCCGAAAGTCCCGTACAGGGAGACCATAAAGAAGACCGCCCGCGCACAGGGAAAGCACAAGAAGCAGTCAGGCGGACGCGGCCAGTACGGAGATGTATGGTTTGAGCTTGCCCCGCTTGAGAAGAACTCAGGAATTGAGTTCATAGACAGGGTGGTCGGCGGAGTGGTCCCGAAAAACTACATCCCCGCGGCTGAAAAGGGACTCAGGGAAGCCGCTCAGAGAGGTTTCCTGGCCGGATACCCGACAACAGACTTCTCATGCGCCATATACGACGGTTCATACCACGACGTTGACTCTTCGGAAATGGCATTCAAGATAGCTGCGTCCCTAGCCTTCAAGAAGGCCATGGCGGATGCGATGCCTGTCCTGATGGAACCGGTAATGAACGTCGAGGTTAAGGTCCCCGAGGAATGCCTCGGAGACGTTATGGGGGACTTTAACAGCCGTCGCGGCCGCATCATGGGTATCGACAGCGAAGGCAAGCTTCAGATCGTAAAGGCCCAGTGTCCTCTGTCTGAAATGTTCCGCTATGCCATAATCCTCCGTTCGATGACGTCAGGAAGAGGCACCTTCACGATGGAATATTCACATTATGAAGAAGTCCCGGGTGAAATAGCAAGAAAGGTCATTGAGGCTGCCGAGAAGGAGCGCGTGGAAGAGGAAGAGTAAGGACCTACTGGGCATAGTCCCGTCAGAAAAAATATGCGCGGGATCCGTGACGTTTCAGAAGCGTCCCCGGATCCCGCTCTTTTATGTTGACCCTCCCGGAAATCTCTTTTATTATTTCCGGTAACAGGGTTTTGGAGATCAGAAGCAACAGTAACAACGGGGGATGCATCGTAAATGAAAATATCAAAGCAGGTACTGCTGGTATTTCTGGCATATTATGGGATAAACTGCCTCTCAAACGTATATTTTGTATTCGGCCCCTTCTACGGTGCTTCAGGAGCGTCGCCCAGGGCGGTCGGGCTCTTCCTCAGCATATTTTACATGGCTATGATAATATGCAGGCCGCTTGGAAGCTGGACGATGGAGAGGCTTGGGATTCGTAGGGCCCTTATGTGGAGTTCGCTTCTTTCTGCGGTGACAGCCGCCGGCATATCGCTTTCACTTTCACAGCCCACCCTGCTCCTATTCTTCAGGGCGATATCCGGTATAAGCGCAAGCATCTTCATCGTAGCTACGGTAGCCTACCAGTCTATGATAATGGACGCGAAATCCAGGGGGATCGGCTTTGCTCTATTCACGACCGGTTCTATGCTGCCGATGGCTACAGTAGTCCCTCTTTCGGAATTTTTGCTGAAAAGGAGCCATACAGATCTTTATCTATGGCTGCCTGTCGCAGTGGCGCTGATCTGTCTTGCGATAAGCGTCAGAATAAGGGATATTTCAGGAGAGACAGACGAAAAACCGGTATGGGGCACCTACTGGAACATGCTCTGCCGCCCCGGGGTGAAGCCGCTTTACCTGACGGCATTTCTTATGTCCCTTGCGGACGGGGCGACTCTCTGTGCCGCGGCGCTGGCAGAAGACAGGGGAGTCCCGGTCTCGTGGTTCATGATCTCAGTCGCAGTAGCTGCTGTGATAATAAGGACGGTCGGGTTCAGGACTATGGATACGATCCCCAGGATCCTTCTTGCCGCTCCCGCCGCAGGGCTGATGGGCCTCTCAATGTTGGGGCTTTCCTTCAGTTCCAGCTGGGTATCATTCGTTCTATTCGGTCTTCTCTTCGGCCTTGGCATAGGAGCGGGCTTTCCCACCGACCTCTCGATCATAGGCGACCTGCTCTCAATAGAGTATCACCCGAAGGCTACCGGTTCTCTTCTTCTTGCGATAGATCTGGGCTGGGTCATCACACCGCTGATCTTCGGTTTTATCTCTCCCCTTTTTGGAGCTGCAGGAGCCTTCAGGCTGATAGGCATGTTCGTGCTTGTCACATCTTCCGCCGTACAGTTTTTATGCTGGATGCCGCTCTGGAAGTGCCCA
This window contains:
- the fusA gene encoding elongation factor G is translated as MGTRKPEDIRSIALISHGGAGKTSLNEAFLYDAGLISRMGRIEDKNTVSDFDSEEQKRGISISTSLATVPYKNKTIYVLDTPGFADFVGEQRCAMRVSDGALVLVNATAGVEVQTQSVWAFAENFETPAIFFISKLDRENADFDSVVSDIQENISDRAVPLYLPIGSELNFKGLVNVLTGKSYMYKGDGSKDFTEGDVPADMADAVSSARETLVERAVEADDEMMMRYLDGEEISVDELQGVLRKAVCSRSIFPIIPGSGTGNIGVYQVMDMVADYMPSPKDMLNRAALRGEEAVKIAPDEKGPFLGFVFKVMVDPYVGKLSFVKVFSGTLTSDQTVFNVTEGEEERISSFRFMKGKESTEEKEIVLGDIVAIPKLESTTAGDTLGTKGEVLKFRPIQFPQPVYSVAVLPKSRADEDKLGTAIAKTLKEDRTLSFVKNPETNDAVLSGMGDMHLDIMLSKIKERYKVDLETRTPKVPYRETIKKTARAQGKHKKQSGGRGQYGDVWFELAPLEKNSGIEFIDRVVGGVVPKNYIPAAEKGLREAAQRGFLAGYPTTDFSCAIYDGSYHDVDSSEMAFKIAASLAFKKAMADAMPVLMEPVMNVEVKVPEECLGDVMGDFNSRRGRIMGIDSEGKLQIVKAQCPLSEMFRYAIILRSMTSGRGTFTMEYSHYEEVPGEIARKVIEAAEKERVEEEE
- a CDS encoding MFS transporter, with protein sequence MKISKQVLLVFLAYYGINCLSNVYFVFGPFYGASGASPRAVGLFLSIFYMAMIICRPLGSWTMERLGIRRALMWSSLLSAVTAAGISLSLSQPTLLLFFRAISGISASIFIVATVAYQSMIMDAKSRGIGFALFTTGSMLPMATVVPLSEFLLKRSHTDLYLWLPVAVALICLAISVRIRDISGETDEKPVWGTYWNMLCRPGVKPLYLTAFLMSLADGATLCAAALAEDRGVPVSWFMISVAVAAVIIRTVGFRTMDTIPRILLAAPAAGLMGLSMLGLSFSSSWVSFVLFGLLFGLGIGAGFPTDLSIIGDLLSIEYHPKATGSLLLAIDLGWVITPLIFGFISPLFGAAGAFRLIGMFVLVTSSAVQFLCWMPLWKCPKQQI